A window from Chrysemys picta bellii isolate R12L10 chromosome 2, ASM1138683v2, whole genome shotgun sequence encodes these proteins:
- the LOC135981493 gene encoding zinc finger and SCAN domain-containing protein 32-like, with product MQSSPAEVTMQSQNRKRAPAWTDWEVLDLIAVWGDESMLLEPRSKRRNAKIYEKISKAMTERGYSRDATQCRVKIKELRQAYQKTKESNGRSGSQPQTCRFYEALNSILGAAATTTPPLTVDSEDGILSMAASSEMLADGEDEEGEEEDDAVDSAYNADFPDSQDLFITLTEIPYQPSPGVNPDPESGEGSVAANVSRPTLASPSQRLAQIRRRKKRTRDDMFSELMGCS from the exons atgcagagttctccagcagaggtgaccatgcaatctcagaatagaaagagggccccagcatggactgattgggaagtcttggatctgatcgctgtgtggggcgatgagtccatgcttttgGAGccgcgatcgaaaagacggaatgcaaagatctacgagaagatctcaaaagccatgacagagagagggtacagccgggatgcaacgcagtgccgcgtgaaaatcaaggagctgagacaagcgtaccagaagaccaaagagtcaaacggacgctccggatcccagccccagacatgccgtttctacgaggcactgaattccattctaggtgcggccgccaccactaccccaccactgaccgtggactctgaggatgggatattgtcgatggccgcttcctcggagatgttagcggacggggaagatgaggaaggtgaggaggaggacgacgcagtcgacagcgcatacaacgctgatttcccagacagccaggatctcttcatcaccctcacagagatcccctaccaaccgtccccaggcgttaacccagaccctgaatcaggggaaggatcagtcg ctgcgaatgtctcccgacctaccctggcatccccctcgcagaggctggcgcagattaggcggagaaagaaaaggacacgggacgacatgttctcagaacttatgggctgctcctga